A genomic window from Silene latifolia isolate original U9 population chromosome 11, ASM4854445v1, whole genome shotgun sequence includes:
- the LOC141615113 gene encoding ubiquitin-like-specific protease 1C, with product MCPVKLCEYMHRGRECEDYIVHVWKIQDEKNYIIGAFHESNHWMLIVTCLGLNTIYILDSDRKNPKRLDIKKRLQNAWSIHCMQGGRRNFDRKNNKLIIKDDILCPQQPKDYECGYYVMKWMYNITFYFSSKKEEEFLKLMEESSMSSGDIYEIKEEWATKCLENL from the exons ATGTGTCCGGTGAAACTTTGTGAATATATGCATAGGGGGCGAGAATGTGAAGATTATATTGTTCATGTTTGGAAGATTCAAGATGAAAAGAATTACATCATTGGCGCATTTCATGAGAG CAACCATTGGATGTTGATCGTTACATGCTTGGGGTTAAACACTATTTATATTTTGGATTCGGATCGAAAAAATCCAAAGAGATTGGACATAAAAAAAAGACTCCAAAACGCTTGGTCAATACATTGCATGCAAGGCGGAAGGCGAAATTTCGATAGAAAGAATAATAAACTCATCATCAAAGATGACATCTTG tgTCCTCAACAACCAAAGGATTACGAGTGTGGTTATTATGTTATGAAATGGATGTATAACATAACTTTTTACTTTTCAAGTAAAAAGGAAGAAGAATTTTTGAAG CTTATGGAGGAATCAAGCATGTCAAGTGGCGATATTTATGAGATCAAAGAAGAGTGGGCTACTAAATGTTTAGAGAACTTATAG